The DNA segment CATATCCTGCCAAACGGCATATTGCTTGGCGGCTTTTTTACCCTCCTCTACGGGGTCGGTCTTGGTCTTGCAAGCCAGAGCCGCTACTTGATATTCTTTGTTACCTCGGCCTCTTTGGTAGTCATCTTGGCTGCCGGTTATTTAAAATTTGTAAGGCCCGAAAGACTGATCTCAAAAAATTGAGGCTCTCTTCTGACAGGCGGGCCCCTCAAGATGATGAGGGGCCCGTTTTTTTGTTCCCCTAGCTCAATTGGTGGATCTAATCTAATATATTAATCGACAAGACTTTTTATCCAAGGAGGCATCATGAAGCGGATCGCTCTGACAGAGCATGCAACCAAGGGCGGTTGAGCCGCCAAACTGGGTCCGTGTGACCTTAAGGCAGTGCTTGCTGAGCTGAATATTAAAGCTGACGAAAAGCTCCTTCGCGGCATCGAGGGGGCGGAAGATGCCGCCGTCTATAAGCTGACCGATGAGATCGCCCTCGTCCAGACGGTCGATTTCTTCACGCCCATCGTAGATGACCCTTACCTCTTTGGTCAAATCGCGGCAGCCAACGCCCTAAGCGATATCTACGCCATGGGGGCAGATCCCATAACCGCTTTAAACATCGTAACCTTCAACTTAGATCTCGGTCTGGACGTTCTTTCCGAGATAATCAGGGGCGGAAGCGATAAGGCAACCGAGGCCGAGGCCCTGATCGTCGGCGGTCATACGGTCGAAGACGATGAGCCGAAATACGGCCTGGCGGCAACCGGCCTGGTCCACCCTCAAAAATTCTTCTCCAATTCAACCGCTCAAGCGGGCGACCGGCTCATCCTGACCAAACCGCTTGGCATGGGCGTTTTGGCCACGGCCCTAAAGGGCAAGGTGGTGACGGAAGCAGATATTATGGAAGCGATAGACTCGGCAAGGACCTTAAATAGGGGGGCCTCGCTGGCCATGCGGCAGGCTAGGGCAAATTCAGCTACCGACATTACCGGCTTTGGTCTCCTTGGGCATTTGGCCGAGATGATGCGCGGGAGTCATAAGTCAGCCAAGATATACTCCAAAGACATTCCCATTTTTGATAGGGTTATCGAGCTTGCCGAGATCGGAATGGTTCCGGGCGGCGCCCATTCAAACAAGAAATATGTGGGTGAGATGGTGAGCTTTAGCCCAGAGTTTTCGGCCGTGATGGCCGACATCCTCTTCGATCCCCAGACTTCCGGCGGTCTTCTAATATCGATAGCTTCGGATAAAGTTGATCTCTTGATGGAGGAGTTGGCCAAGCGGAAAGTCCCCGGCTGGCAGGTCGGTGAAGTTTTCGAGGGGGAAGAGCCCAAAATAGAGGTAGTTTAAAGGGCGCTCTCAGGCTTTTGTGTCGTAAGGTGATAAGAATAATGGTTTATTGAGGCAGAAAACTACAATTTTAGAGGAGGCAGAAATGGGAAAGAGCGGTATGGCAAAGATTTTGGCGTGGACGATAATTGTTCAGCTCAGCTTTCATTGCGTCGTGCGCTGGGCAAGATGGAACCGTAACCCCTCCTCCCAGCCCGATGGGCGGTCAAGCCTTAGTCCAGGAGCGCTGCACCATTTGTCATGGGCTTGGACAGATAACGCAAGCTAAAAAGAGCAAAGAAGAATGGCAGGCAACGGTTGAACACATGGTGGAGAAGGGCGCTATTTTAAGCTCGGCGGAACAAGAAGAGGTTGTCCAGTATCTTTCTGGGACTTATACCAACTGATCAGTCTTTATTTTCCATTGGTCAACGAGCAAGGAGGTAGTGATGTCGAGTCATTCCAGCAAAGGCGGGTATTTCTATGCCGCTCTGATCGGGGCGGTTATCGGTGGGATCATCGTTGCCACCATGACCGAGGCCATTCCAGAGATGGTGCCCAAGATGATGGAGAAAATGAAAGAGAAGATGAAGGAGATGGGCTGCGATCCGGAGAAGATGTGCGGCCAAATGAAAAAGGATGAAGGCGGGGTCTAAGATGGAAAAGATAGATTACAAAAAGGAGCTCAAAGAGCTGTATAATTCGTCAGTCAAGGAGGTAAGCTTGGTTGATGTGCCCAAGATGAACTTTCTGATGATAGACGGCAG comes from the Actinomycetota bacterium genome and includes:
- the selD gene encoding selenide, water dikinase SelD → MKRIALTEHATKGGUAAKLGPCDLKAVLAELNIKADEKLLRGIEGAEDAAVYKLTDEIALVQTVDFFTPIVDDPYLFGQIAAANALSDIYAMGADPITALNIVTFNLDLGLDVLSEIIRGGSDKATEAEALIVGGHTVEDDEPKYGLAATGLVHPQKFFSNSTAQAGDRLILTKPLGMGVLATALKGKVVTEADIMEAIDSARTLNRGASLAMRQARANSATDITGFGLLGHLAEMMRGSHKSAKIYSKDIPIFDRVIELAEIGMVPGGAHSNKKYVGEMVSFSPEFSAVMADILFDPQTSGGLLISIASDKVDLLMEELAKRKVPGWQVGEVFEGEEPKIEVV